One segment of Pseudomonas sp. FP2196 DNA contains the following:
- the purD gene encoding phosphoribosylamine--glycine ligase: MNVLIIGSGGREHALAWKVAQDPRVQKVFVAPGNAGTAIEAKCENVAIDVLALEQLADFAEKNVSLTIVGPEVPLVAGVVDLFRSRGLDCFGPTAGAAQLEGSKAFTKDFLARHKIPTADYQNFTEIEPALAYLREKGAPIVIKADGLAAGKGVIVAMTLEEAEEAVRDMLAGNAFGDAGSRVVIEEFLDGEEASFIVMVDGKNVLPMATSQDHKRVGDGDSGPNTGGMGAYSPAPVVTADVHKRVMDLVIWPTVRGMAEEGNVYTGFLYAGLMIDKAGNPKVIEFNCRFGDPETQPVMLRLQSSLVLLVEAALAQALDKVEAQWDPRPSVGIVLAAGGYPGDYAKGATINGLDAAAGLEGKVFHAGTALKDGQVVTAGGRVLCATAMGASVGAAQQQAYKLAAAINWEGCFYRKDIGYRAIARERGETQE; the protein is encoded by the coding sequence ATGAATGTTTTGATCATTGGCAGCGGTGGCCGTGAACACGCCCTGGCCTGGAAAGTGGCTCAGGATCCGCGCGTGCAGAAGGTTTTCGTCGCACCGGGCAACGCCGGTACCGCGATTGAAGCCAAGTGCGAGAACGTCGCCATCGACGTGCTGGCCCTTGAGCAGCTCGCGGACTTCGCCGAGAAAAACGTTTCCCTGACCATCGTCGGCCCGGAAGTGCCGCTGGTCGCTGGCGTCGTTGACCTGTTCCGCTCCCGTGGCCTGGACTGCTTTGGCCCGACCGCTGGTGCTGCGCAACTGGAAGGTTCGAAAGCCTTCACCAAGGACTTCCTGGCGCGCCACAAGATCCCGACCGCCGATTACCAGAACTTCACCGAGATCGAGCCGGCCCTGGCTTATCTGCGTGAAAAAGGCGCGCCGATCGTGATCAAGGCCGACGGTCTGGCCGCCGGCAAAGGCGTGATCGTTGCCATGACTCTGGAAGAAGCCGAAGAAGCGGTGCGCGACATGCTCGCCGGCAACGCTTTCGGTGACGCCGGTTCGCGCGTGGTGATCGAAGAGTTCCTCGACGGTGAAGAAGCGTCGTTCATCGTCATGGTCGACGGCAAGAACGTGCTGCCGATGGCCACCAGCCAGGACCATAAACGCGTCGGCGACGGCGACAGCGGCCCGAACACCGGCGGCATGGGTGCTTACTCCCCTGCCCCGGTGGTCACTGCCGACGTGCATAAGCGCGTGATGGACCTGGTGATCTGGCCGACCGTGCGCGGCATGGCCGAAGAAGGCAACGTCTACACTGGCTTCCTGTACGCCGGTCTGATGATCGACAAGGCCGGTAACCCGAAAGTCATCGAGTTCAACTGCCGTTTCGGTGATCCGGAAACCCAACCCGTGATGCTGCGTCTGCAGTCGAGCCTGGTGCTGCTGGTTGAAGCGGCGTTGGCGCAGGCACTGGACAAGGTCGAAGCGCAGTGGGATCCACGTCCGAGCGTCGGCATCGTGCTGGCCGCTGGCGGCTACCCGGGCGACTACGCCAAAGGTGCGACGATCAACGGTCTGGATGCAGCGGCAGGCCTGGAAGGCAAAGTTTTCCACGCCGGTACTGCATTGAAGGACGGTCAGGTCGTGACCGCCGGTGGTCGCGTGCTCTGCGCCACCGCGATGGGCGCCAGCGTTGGTGCAGCGCAGCAGCAGGCTTACAAGCTGGCCGCAGCGATCAACTGGGAAGGCTGCTTCTACCGCAAGGACATTGGCTACCGCGCCATTGCCCGTGAACGTGGCGAAACCCAGGAGTAA
- the purH gene encoding bifunctional phosphoribosylaminoimidazolecarboxamide formyltransferase/IMP cyclohydrolase: MTDQTTRLPIRRALISVSDKTGILEFAKELEALGVEILSTGGTFKLLCDNGVAAVEVADYTGFAEMMDGRVKTLHPKIHGGILGRRGIDDAIMNEHGIKPIDLVAVNLYPFEATINKPGCDLPTAIENIDIGGPTMVRSAAKNHKDVAIVVNASDYANVLEGLKAGGLTYAQRFDLMLKAFEHTAAYDGMIANYMGTVNQAAETLSTEGRSEFPRTFNSQFIKAQEMRYGENPHQSAAFYVEAKPAEVGIATATQLQGKELSYNNVADTDAALECVKSFVKPACVIVKHANPCGVAVSPDAEGGIRQAYELAYATDTESAFGGIIAFNRELDAETAKAIVERQFVEVIIAPSVSEEARAIVAAKANVRLLACGEWSADRAAAWDYKRVNGGLLVQSRDIGMIGSEDLKVVTKRAPTEQEINDLIFAWKVAKYVKSNAIVYAKNRQTIGVGAGQMSRVNSARIAAIKAEHAGLQVAGSVMASDAFFPFRDGLDNAAKVGITAVIQPGGSMRDAEVIAAADEAGIAMVFTGMRHFRH; encoded by the coding sequence ATGACCGACCAGACTACCCGCCTGCCGATCCGCCGCGCCTTGATCAGCGTTTCCGACAAGACCGGGATCCTCGAATTCGCCAAGGAGCTTGAAGCTCTGGGCGTCGAGATCCTCTCCACCGGCGGAACGTTCAAGCTGCTGTGCGACAACGGTGTTGCCGCAGTGGAAGTCGCGGATTACACCGGTTTCGCTGAAATGATGGACGGTCGGGTGAAGACCCTGCACCCGAAAATCCACGGCGGAATCCTCGGTCGTCGCGGTATCGACGACGCGATCATGAACGAGCACGGCATCAAGCCAATCGATCTGGTCGCGGTCAACCTGTACCCGTTCGAAGCCACCATCAACAAGCCAGGCTGCGACCTGCCGACCGCCATCGAAAACATCGACATCGGCGGCCCGACCATGGTCCGTTCGGCGGCGAAAAACCATAAAGACGTTGCGATCGTGGTGAATGCCAGCGATTACGCCAACGTCCTCGAAGGCCTGAAAGCCGGTGGCCTGACCTACGCTCAGCGTTTCGACCTGATGCTCAAGGCGTTCGAACACACCGCCGCCTACGACGGCATGATCGCCAACTACATGGGCACCGTGAATCAGGCTGCCGAAACATTGAGCACTGAAGGTCGCAGCGAATTCCCGCGCACCTTCAACAGCCAGTTCATCAAGGCTCAGGAAATGCGCTACGGCGAGAACCCGCACCAGAGCGCGGCGTTCTACGTTGAAGCCAAACCGGCAGAAGTCGGCATCGCCACCGCGACCCAACTGCAAGGCAAAGAGCTGTCGTACAACAACGTGGCCGACACCGACGCCGCACTGGAGTGCGTGAAGAGCTTCGTCAAGCCAGCCTGCGTAATCGTCAAACACGCCAACCCGTGCGGCGTGGCCGTGAGCCCGGACGCCGAAGGCGGCATCCGTCAGGCCTACGAACTGGCCTACGCCACCGACACCGAATCGGCGTTCGGCGGCATCATCGCCTTCAACCGTGAACTGGATGCCGAGACCGCCAAGGCGATCGTCGAGCGTCAGTTCGTGGAAGTGATCATTGCGCCAAGCGTGAGCGAAGAAGCCCGCGCCATCGTTGCGGCCAAAGCCAACGTGCGCCTGCTGGCGTGTGGCGAGTGGTCGGCTGACCGTGCTGCGGCCTGGGACTACAAGCGCGTCAACGGTGGCCTGCTGGTGCAGAGCCGCGACATCGGCATGATCGGCAGTGAAGATCTGAAAGTCGTGACCAAGCGCGCACCGACCGAACAGGAAATCAACGACCTGATCTTCGCCTGGAAAGTCGCCAAGTACGTTAAATCCAACGCTATCGTTTACGCCAAGAATCGTCAGACCATCGGTGTCGGCGCCGGCCAGATGAGCCGCGTCAACTCGGCGCGTATCGCTGCAATCAAGGCTGAACACGCTGGCCTGCAAGTCGCTGGCTCGGTGATGGCATCGGACGCGTTCTTCCCGTTCCGCGACGGTCTGGACAACGCGGCCAAGGTCGGTATCACTGCGGTGATCCAGCCAGGTGGTTCGATGCGTGATGCTGAAGTGATTGCGGCTGCCGACGAGGCTGGCATCGCCATGGTCTTTACGGGCATGCGCCACTTCCGTCACTAA
- the fis gene encoding DNA-binding transcriptional regulator Fis yields MTMMTETLVSGTAPVSDNVNLKQHLNTPSEEGQTLRGSVEKALHNYFAHLEGASVTDVYNLVLSEVEAPLLESVMNYVKGNQTKASELLGLNRGTLRKKLKQYDLL; encoded by the coding sequence ATGACGATGATGACCGAGACTTTAGTGAGTGGAACAGCACCCGTGAGCGACAACGTGAATTTGAAACAGCACCTCAATACCCCGAGCGAAGAAGGCCAGACCCTTCGCGGGAGTGTCGAGAAGGCGCTGCACAATTATTTCGCCCACCTTGAGGGCGCGTCCGTCACGGATGTGTACAACCTGGTGCTCTCCGAAGTCGAGGCTCCCCTGCTCGAAAGCGTGATGAACTACGTCAAGGGCAACCAGACCAAGGCCAGTGAGCTGCTGGGACTCAACCGCGGCACGCTGCGCAAGAAACTCAAGCAGTACGATCTGCTGTAA
- the dusB gene encoding tRNA dihydrouridine synthase DusB, whose translation MSAVRIGPYTLQNGLILAPMAGVTDQPFRQLCKRLGAGLVVSEMVTSDMSLWNTRKSRMRMIHEGDPEPRSVQIAGGDAQMLADAARANVELGAQIIDINMGCPAKKVCNKAAGSALLKDEALVTEILQAVVAAVDVPVTLKIRTGWDRDNKNGLTVAKIAEQAGITALAVHGRTRADLYTGEAEYDTIAAIKQAVSIPVFANGDIDSPEKARYVLDATGADGLLVGRAAQGRPWIFREIDHFLRTGEKLPAPQLIEVEHILLEHLAALHAFYGDVMGVRIARKHVGWYLATLPGAREFRAHFNRLDGTETQCANVREFFAERYKSLTGDEEGVAA comes from the coding sequence ATGTCGGCGGTACGCATCGGCCCATATACATTGCAGAACGGCTTGATTCTCGCCCCGATGGCGGGGGTCACCGACCAGCCCTTTCGTCAGCTGTGCAAGCGTCTGGGTGCGGGGCTTGTAGTCTCGGAAATGGTCACCAGTGACATGAGCCTGTGGAACACCCGCAAGTCGCGCATGCGCATGATCCACGAAGGCGATCCCGAGCCACGCTCGGTACAGATTGCCGGTGGCGACGCGCAGATGCTTGCCGATGCAGCACGGGCCAACGTCGAGCTGGGCGCACAGATTATTGATATCAACATGGGTTGCCCGGCAAAAAAGGTCTGCAACAAGGCCGCCGGCTCTGCGTTGCTGAAGGATGAAGCACTGGTCACCGAGATCCTGCAGGCTGTCGTGGCTGCGGTTGATGTGCCGGTGACCTTGAAGATCCGCACTGGATGGGATCGCGACAACAAGAACGGCCTGACCGTGGCGAAGATCGCCGAGCAGGCCGGGATCACGGCGCTGGCAGTGCATGGCCGCACTCGCGCCGATCTGTACACCGGAGAAGCCGAGTACGACACGATTGCCGCGATCAAGCAGGCTGTGTCGATCCCGGTGTTTGCCAATGGCGATATCGATTCGCCGGAAAAGGCCCGTTACGTGCTCGACGCGACCGGTGCCGATGGCCTGTTGGTAGGCCGTGCCGCCCAAGGGCGGCCATGGATTTTTCGCGAGATCGATCATTTCCTGCGTACCGGCGAGAAATTGCCGGCCCCGCAACTGATCGAAGTGGAACACATACTGCTAGAGCATCTGGCCGCGCTTCACGCTTTCTATGGGGACGTGATGGGCGTGCGCATTGCTCGAAAGCATGTGGGCTGGTATCTCGCAACCTTGCCGGGCGCCAGGGAGTTTCGCGCCCACTTCAATCGTTTGGATGGTACGGAAACACAATGCGCCAACGTTCGGGAGTTCTTCGCCGAGCGTTACAAGAGCCTGACAGGGGACGAAGAAGGGGTGGCCGCATGA
- a CDS encoding DUF3426 domain-containing protein: MTDSFVTQCPHCQTSFRVSHAQLSVARGVVRCGSCLQVFNAAKQLLEQHAGKDAVTSVAPPIETLPVDELSLVEPPAIVEPPAPRAISQKQWSASELDLDSLDLDEELARLEQREIQPTTEFGRPREDSLSARRDSPEADETVWRDSLFSARDDERTPTPETEDEADPQILDVEQVKTTRTEPSLSLEPVDLDDEPAIPQLRLHDPIDPNARREHLSASDEADDDDLPVIEPSRKKRERAEPGVRAEVLQDLTDDPLQLDWQKRRSPWGRRLLWLLLVLLAAGGLAFQYIAYHFDELARQDQYRPLFQQLCPQIGCTVPSKVDIAKIKSSNLVVRSHPEFSGALVVDAIIYNRATFSQPFPLLELRFADLNGHLIASRRFKPGEYLNGDLEGLAEMPPQTPIHIALDILDPGPKAVNYSLSFHSPE, translated from the coding sequence ATGACCGACAGTTTCGTCACTCAGTGCCCGCATTGCCAAACCAGTTTCCGTGTCAGCCATGCTCAATTGAGCGTGGCCCGCGGGGTGGTTCGCTGCGGCTCTTGCCTGCAAGTGTTCAACGCCGCCAAACAGCTGCTTGAGCAACACGCCGGCAAGGACGCGGTGACATCTGTCGCGCCGCCGATTGAAACGCTGCCCGTCGACGAGCTATCGCTTGTCGAGCCACCGGCCATCGTCGAGCCGCCTGCGCCGCGCGCCATCAGCCAAAAACAGTGGAGCGCCTCGGAGCTGGACCTCGACAGCCTCGATCTGGACGAAGAACTCGCCCGTCTCGAGCAACGGGAAATCCAGCCGACCACCGAATTCGGTCGTCCGCGCGAAGACTCCCTGAGCGCCCGGCGCGATAGCCCCGAAGCCGATGAAACCGTGTGGCGCGACAGTCTGTTCAGTGCGCGCGACGACGAGCGCACGCCCACGCCCGAGACAGAAGACGAAGCCGATCCGCAAATCCTTGACGTCGAACAGGTAAAAACCACGCGCACCGAGCCCTCGCTGTCGCTGGAACCTGTGGACCTGGACGACGAGCCGGCGATCCCGCAACTGCGTCTGCACGATCCGATTGATCCGAATGCCCGCCGCGAGCACCTGTCCGCCAGTGACGAAGCCGATGACGACGATCTGCCTGTAATCGAGCCATCGCGCAAAAAACGCGAACGCGCAGAACCCGGCGTACGCGCCGAAGTCTTGCAGGACCTGACCGACGATCCACTGCAACTGGACTGGCAGAAACGCCGCTCGCCGTGGGGCCGACGCCTGCTATGGTTGCTGCTGGTGTTGTTGGCTGCCGGCGGCCTGGCCTTCCAGTACATCGCCTATCATTTCGATGAACTGGCGCGGCAGGATCAGTACCGTCCATTGTTCCAGCAACTCTGCCCGCAGATCGGTTGCACCGTGCCGTCCAAGGTCGACATCGCCAAAATCAAGAGCAGCAATCTGGTGGTGCGCAGCCATCCGGAGTTCAGCGGCGCGCTGGTGGTCGACGCGATCATCTACAACCGCGCGACGTTCTCCCAGCCGTTTCCACTGCTGGAACTGCGTTTTGCCGACCTTAACGGCCATCTGATCGCCAGTCGCCGCTTCAAACCCGGCGAATACCTCAATGGCGATCTCGAAGGCCTGGCGGAGATGCCGCCGCAAACGCCGATCCACATCGCGCTGGATATTCTCGATCCAGGCCCGAAAGCGGTGAATTACAGCCTGAGTTTTCACTCGCCCGAATGA
- the prmA gene encoding 50S ribosomal protein L11 methyltransferase, translated as MPWLQVRLAISPEQAETYEDAFLEVGAVSVTFMDAEDQPIFEPELNTTPLWAHTHLLALFEGGTEAAPVLAHLELLTGSPLPEHHSEVIEDQDWERSWMDGFQPMRFGQRLWIVPSWHAAPEPDAVNLLLDPGLAFGTGTHPTTALCLEWLDGQDLKDCNVLDFGCGSGILAIAALLLGAKEAVGTDIDVQALEASRDNAGRNNIADELFPLYLPEDLPQVQADVLVANILAGPLVSLAPQLSSLVKSGGRLALSGILAEQGDEVAAAYAQDFDLDPIANRDGWVRITGRRR; from the coding sequence ATGCCTTGGCTGCAAGTACGTCTGGCCATCAGCCCGGAACAAGCCGAAACCTACGAAGACGCGTTCCTTGAAGTGGGCGCCGTATCGGTGACCTTCATGGACGCCGAAGATCAGCCGATCTTCGAGCCGGAACTCAACACCACCCCGCTGTGGGCGCACACGCACCTGCTGGCCCTGTTCGAGGGCGGCACTGAAGCCGCACCGGTACTGGCCCATCTGGAATTGCTGACCGGCAGCCCGCTGCCGGAGCATCACAGCGAAGTCATCGAAGACCAGGATTGGGAACGCAGCTGGATGGACGGTTTCCAGCCAATGCGTTTCGGCCAGCGCCTGTGGATTGTGCCGAGCTGGCACGCCGCTCCGGAGCCTGACGCCGTGAACCTGCTGCTGGATCCGGGTCTGGCGTTCGGCACCGGCACGCACCCGACCACCGCGCTGTGCCTGGAATGGCTCGACGGCCAGGACCTGAAAGACTGCAACGTGCTGGACTTCGGCTGCGGCTCGGGGATTCTGGCCATCGCCGCCCTGCTGCTCGGCGCCAAGGAAGCGGTAGGTACCGACATCGATGTGCAGGCACTGGAAGCCTCGCGCGACAATGCCGGTCGCAACAACATTGCCGACGAACTTTTCCCACTGTACCTGCCGGAAGATCTGCCGCAGGTTCAGGCTGACGTGCTGGTCGCCAACATCCTTGCCGGCCCGCTGGTTTCGCTGGCTCCGCAACTGTCCAGCCTGGTCAAGTCCGGGGGGCGTCTGGCGCTGTCGGGCATCCTCGCCGAACAAGGTGACGAAGTCGCTGCCGCTTATGCTCAGGACTTCGATCTCGACCCGATCGCCAATCGCGATGGCTGGGTGCGCATTACCGGGCGTCGGCGCTAG
- the accC gene encoding acetyl-CoA carboxylase biotin carboxylase subunit, giving the protein MTAKLEKVLIANRGEIALRILRACKEMGIKTVAVYSKADKELMHLGLADESVCIGPASAAQSYLHIPAIIAAAEVTGATAIHPGYGFLAENADFAEQVENSGFAFIGPKADTIRLMGDKVSAKHAMIEAGVPTVPGSDGPLPEDEETALRIGREVGYPVIIKAAGGGGGRGMRVVHKEEDLISFAKLTRTEAGAAFGNPMVYLEKFLTNPRHVEVQVLSDGQGHAIHLGDRDCSLQRRHQKVLEEAPAPGIDEQARQEVLARCVKACIDIGYRGAGTFEFLYENGRFYFIEMNTRVQVEHPVSEMVTGIDIVKEMLSIAAGNKLSYTQDDVVIRGHSLECRINAEDPKTFMPSPGTVKHFHAPGGNGVRVDSHLYSGYAVPPNYDSLIGKLITYGATRDEAMARMRNALDEIVVDGIKTNIPLHRDLVRDEGFCKGGVNIHYLEHKLAGEKH; this is encoded by the coding sequence ATGACTGCGAAGTTGGAAAAAGTTCTGATCGCTAACCGCGGTGAGATCGCCCTGCGGATTCTGCGTGCCTGCAAAGAGATGGGCATCAAGACCGTCGCCGTTTACTCCAAGGCCGACAAAGAGCTGATGCACCTGGGTCTGGCAGACGAATCCGTCTGCATCGGCCCGGCGTCTGCCGCTCAGTCTTACCTGCACATCCCGGCCATCATCGCTGCGGCTGAAGTGACTGGCGCTACCGCCATTCACCCGGGCTACGGTTTCCTCGCGGAAAACGCTGACTTCGCCGAGCAGGTCGAGAACTCCGGCTTCGCCTTCATCGGTCCGAAAGCCGACACCATTCGCCTGATGGGCGACAAGGTATCGGCCAAGCACGCGATGATCGAAGCGGGCGTGCCAACCGTTCCAGGTTCTGACGGCCCACTGCCGGAAGACGAAGAAACGGCGCTGCGTATCGGTCGTGAAGTCGGCTATCCGGTGATCATCAAAGCCGCTGGCGGCGGTGGTGGTCGCGGCATGCGCGTGGTTCACAAGGAAGAAGACCTGATCTCCTTCGCCAAACTGACCCGCACCGAAGCAGGCGCGGCGTTTGGCAACCCGATGGTCTATCTGGAAAAATTCCTGACCAACCCGCGTCACGTGGAAGTCCAGGTTCTTTCCGACGGCCAGGGCCACGCCATCCACCTGGGCGACCGCGATTGCTCGCTGCAACGCCGTCACCAGAAGGTTCTCGAAGAAGCGCCGGCACCGGGCATCGACGAGCAGGCGCGTCAGGAAGTTCTGGCTCGCTGCGTCAAGGCGTGCATCGACATCGGTTACCGTGGCGCCGGCACGTTCGAGTTCCTGTACGAGAACGGTCGTTTCTACTTCATCGAGATGAACACCCGTGTTCAGGTGGAGCACCCGGTTTCGGAAATGGTTACCGGTATCGACATCGTCAAGGAGATGCTCAGCATTGCCGCTGGCAACAAATTGTCGTACACGCAGGATGACGTGGTGATCCGCGGTCACTCGCTGGAATGCCGGATCAACGCTGAAGACCCGAAAACCTTCATGCCGAGCCCGGGTACGGTCAAGCATTTCCACGCCCCAGGCGGCAACGGCGTTCGCGTCGATTCGCACCTGTACAGCGGTTATGCAGTTCCGCCGAACTACGACTCGCTGATCGGCAAGCTGATCACTTACGGCGCGACCCGCGACGAAGCCATGGCGCGCATGCGCAATGCCCTGGACGAAATCGTGGTTGACGGGATCAAGACCAACATCCCGCTGCACCGTGATCTGGTTCGTGACGAAGGCTTCTGCAAAGGGGGCGTGAACATTCACTACCTCGAGCACAAGCTGGCTGGCGAGAAGCACTAA
- the accB gene encoding acetyl-CoA carboxylase biotin carboxyl carrier protein — MDIRKVKKLIELLEESGIDELEIKEGEESVRISRHSKTPAQQYYAPAPMQAPAAAPVAAAPVAAAAPAAAAAPALNGTVARSPMVGTFYRKSSPTSPSFVEVGQTVKKGDTLCIVEAMKMMNHIEAETSGVIESILVEDGQPVEYDQPLFTIV; from the coding sequence ATGGATATCCGTAAAGTTAAGAAACTGATCGAATTGCTGGAAGAGTCCGGCATCGACGAGCTCGAGATCAAGGAAGGCGAAGAGTCCGTACGCATCAGCCGTCACAGCAAGACCCCGGCTCAGCAGTACTACGCACCAGCACCGATGCAAGCACCGGCTGCCGCACCCGTTGCCGCGGCTCCTGTTGCTGCTGCAGCCCCGGCTGCCGCTGCTGCTCCAGCGCTGAACGGCACTGTTGCCCGTTCGCCGATGGTCGGCACTTTCTATCGCAAGTCTTCGCCAACCTCGCCGTCCTTCGTTGAAGTCGGCCAGACCGTGAAGAAAGGCGACACCCTGTGCATCGTTGAAGCCATGAAGATGATGAACCACATCGAAGCTGAAACCAGCGGTGTGATCGAGTCCATCCTCGTCGAAGACGGCCAGCCGGTTGAGTACGACCAACCGCTGTTCACCATCGTTTGA
- the aroQ gene encoding type II 3-dehydroquinate dehydratase, with protein MATLLVLHGPNLNLLGTREPGTYGSTTLAQINQDLERRAREAGHHLLHLQSNAEYELIDRIHAARGEGVDFILINPAAFTHTSVALRDALLGVSIPFIEVHLSNVHKREPFRHHSYFSDVAVGVICGLGASGYRLALEAALEQLEQQAIRP; from the coding sequence ATGGCAACCCTACTGGTGCTGCACGGCCCCAACCTGAACCTGCTCGGCACCCGCGAACCGGGCACCTATGGGTCGACGACCCTGGCACAGATCAATCAGGACCTGGAGCGCCGCGCCCGTGAAGCCGGCCATCATCTGCTGCATCTGCAAAGCAATGCCGAGTACGAATTGATCGATCGCATCCACGCCGCACGCGGCGAAGGTGTGGATTTCATCCTGATCAATCCAGCAGCTTTTACACATACAAGTGTTGCATTACGTGACGCGCTGCTGGGAGTGAGCATCCCATTCATCGAAGTGCATTTGTCCAACGTGCACAAACGCGAACCTTTCCGCCATCACTCTTACTTCTCCGATGTAGCGGTAGGAGTGATCTGCGGCCTTGGCGCCAGCGGTTACCGACTGGCCCTGGAGGCTGCACTAGAGCAGCTTGAACAACAAGCTATACGCCCCTGA
- a CDS encoding methyl-accepting chemotaxis protein — MRLKLLTNLNTLLLVAVCLALGATLWWSQKALERPYLLMERYLGLSQQFQNEVARNVEDYLASGDALRLSSASQAIANVQKELDELPPTLADTLRPSLSGLEEFSKTDLLAAGKLAGDPQALLLQAERELSASLDQLSTYATGNAAWLTPLLAASQHLGKLSLARDKLVSSGRSELAVDVEREVDNIRVQAQLVDALPLLGVVASNASSNDDFAAMMGIESTEKAVAEDAGVGLKRELNSLLGRYPAELQRTREQIQKRTDLSTATHLKIAAVQQAIAGLEPVVRAQHGQIQGEVRLMQGVMIGLILLIALLIDTLQRRLARTLTNLAPALSTWAEGDFSQDIQLGKTNRELQDIEASLNRLRAYLVDLVGTIRGNAEQVAGSSRTLAELSNDLHSGAEHQAGDTALIRDSLGELEATIQQVAGDARQAADASRHAGLAVEHGQSVIGQSLTGLRALVGEVQGNAQMIEHLAEESATIGGVLTVIRSIADQTNLLALNAAIEAARAGEMGRGFAVVAEEVRSLAQRTAGATAEIQTLIAGLQSAARQSVEGMRAQVEHAEATANQAQAADGALDKIVGAIQTISDTAIRIADITAQQSGAVSEIRDHSERIHQLGGDNLLRIGQGREQGENLLVLGGQLHTAVQAFRVSSRVM, encoded by the coding sequence ATGCGCCTGAAGTTGCTCACCAATCTCAACACTCTGCTGCTCGTCGCCGTGTGCCTGGCACTCGGCGCCACGCTGTGGTGGTCGCAAAAAGCCCTGGAACGTCCTTATCTGTTGATGGAGCGTTACCTGGGGCTATCGCAGCAATTTCAGAACGAGGTGGCGCGCAACGTCGAGGATTACCTCGCCAGCGGTGATGCCCTGCGTCTGAGCAGCGCCAGTCAGGCCATCGCTAACGTGCAGAAAGAGCTCGATGAACTGCCCCCCACACTGGCCGACACCCTGCGCCCGAGCCTCTCCGGCCTGGAAGAATTCAGCAAAACCGACCTGCTCGCCGCCGGCAAACTCGCTGGCGACCCGCAGGCGCTGCTGTTGCAGGCCGAACGCGAATTGAGCGCCAGTCTTGATCAACTCAGCACCTACGCCACTGGCAACGCGGCTTGGCTGACGCCATTGCTAGCCGCCTCGCAGCATCTGGGCAAACTGTCGCTGGCACGGGACAAGTTGGTCAGCAGCGGCCGCAGCGAATTGGCCGTCGACGTCGAGCGCGAAGTCGACAACATCCGCGTTCAGGCGCAGTTGGTCGATGCCCTGCCCCTTCTCGGTGTGGTCGCCAGCAATGCATCGAGCAACGATGATTTCGCCGCGATGATGGGCATCGAGAGTACGGAAAAAGCCGTCGCCGAAGACGCCGGTGTCGGCCTCAAACGCGAACTCAACAGCCTGCTCGGCCGTTATCCGGCGGAACTGCAACGCACCCGCGAGCAAATCCAGAAACGCACCGACCTCAGCACCGCCACGCACCTGAAAATCGCTGCCGTGCAGCAAGCCATCGCTGGCCTGGAACCGGTCGTGCGTGCCCAGCACGGACAAATCCAGGGCGAAGTGCGGCTGATGCAAGGGGTGATGATCGGTCTGATTCTATTGATTGCGCTGCTGATCGATACCTTGCAGCGCCGCCTGGCCCGCACCCTGACCAATCTTGCGCCAGCATTGTCGACCTGGGCCGAAGGCGATTTCAGTCAAGACATTCAACTGGGCAAGACCAACCGCGAATTGCAGGACATCGAAGCCTCGCTCAACCGCTTGCGGGCCTATCTGGTGGATCTGGTCGGGACCATTCGCGGCAATGCCGAGCAAGTGGCGGGCAGCAGCCGCACCCTTGCCGAACTGAGCAACGACTTGCACAGCGGTGCTGAGCATCAGGCGGGTGATACCGCTTTGATCCGCGACTCCCTCGGCGAACTGGAGGCAACTATTCAGCAAGTTGCTGGCGATGCGCGCCAGGCTGCCGATGCCAGCCGTCATGCCGGACTCGCCGTCGAACACGGCCAGAGCGTCATCGGCCAGAGCCTGACCGGACTGCGTGCACTGGTGGGCGAAGTGCAAGGCAACGCGCAAATGATCGAACACTTGGCTGAAGAGTCGGCAACCATTGGCGGCGTGCTGACGGTGATCCGCTCGATTGCCGATCAGACCAACCTGCTGGCGCTCAACGCGGCGATTGAAGCGGCACGCGCCGGGGAAATGGGTCGTGGTTTTGCCGTGGTGGCCGAGGAAGTGCGTTCGCTGGCGCAGCGCACGGCCGGCGCGACGGCGGAAATTCAGACCCTGATCGCCGGCCTGCAAAGCGCCGCCCGCCAATCGGTCGAAGGCATGCGCGCACAGGTCGAGCACGCTGAAGCCACAGCCAATCAGGCACAAGCGGCGGACGGTGCGCTGGATAAGATCGTCGGAGCGATCCAGACCATTTCCGACACGGCGATCCGCATTGCCGATATCACCGCGCAGCAGAGTGGCGCGGTCAGCGAGATTCGCGATCACAGTGAGCGGATTCATCAGTTGGGTGGGGATAATCTGCTGCGCATTGGCCAGGGTCGTGAGCAAGGCGAGAACCTGTTGGTGTTGGGCGGGCAGTTGCATACCGCCGTTCAGGCCTTCCGTGTCTCCAGCAGGGTTATGTAG